Within Wyeomyia smithii strain HCP4-BCI-WySm-NY-G18 chromosome 2, ASM2978416v1, whole genome shotgun sequence, the genomic segment TATCCTCATTTGCTAAATCCGCTACCTGGCACCCAAGAATTGGCGCGTAAGAATGAATTTCATCAACCATAACCAGATTCTTCAGCTGCCGAGGGGCAAAAAAGAATGTGTCTCCCTCCTCGAGAGGCATAGCAGAACTGAACTCCGGCTCATCATCGTCATCGCCGAGATGAGCAATTTGATACAGATAATGATTGCCAAAGTCACACGCAACAAACAGGAAACCAGTTTTCAATACACACATCGCAGTCGCTGGTGGAACCGTATCAAAATACTTCAGTTTGATCTCCGATACCACATCATCATCAGTTTCCAACGTGACCTTAAAGATATCACCCTGCTCTGTTTGTACCAGGAAAAAGTACATGGACTTGGTTCTGTGAGTTGCCGAACATATAAAGATCATTCCACGTTCGGGATCATCCAAATCATTTCTCCGCCGAGGAATCGGACAACGAATATCATGTTGATCTCCAAGATTCTTGTAAGTCAGATAATTCTCGGAACAAATGAGCACACCAGAAGGGCCATCATTTCCTCCCGGCACGGAGATCAAAAAGTTTGCATGCTCTTCTAGCGGTTCAGAGTACTTTCGAACCACGTGGTTCAATCCAAGATCCAGCTCGTAAAACGTTAAAGTTTGTTGCGTTTTAGCTGCCGCTTCCCCGGTAGGATCCAAATCCGCTTCTTCGTAATCTATTTCCAAACAGGCAAACATTGGATTTTCAAACCCAACATCAACACCAACCATGTGATAGGTTAGGGTACTTGATTTGTGCGCCTCTAAGGGCGAAGAAATAGTCAACCGTGCTTCGGAATCTCGATTCAAAATGTAAACCAGCTTTTGCTTTTCGATAGCGCCAATCATAACGGCACGACCCTTGGGATCGATTGCCAAATATTGACCGGGAACAATCCGACGGCAGCCTGATTTTCCGAACGTTTCCTGGTGTACTTTTTCCAGTTGATTCTTAGCTGCATTGTACTCCAAGATGACGATTCGTCCAGAATCCGAACCGACGACGGCATAATCTGTAAATGACACGTGGCATTAGAGATTgctctttagaaaaaaaaaaatcaaactggtATCTTGTTCCATCAAAACGAATGCGATTAACAAAATAGTCAAATCGCATGCCTATAGTCGAATGGAATTACTATCCCTTGAATTATGACATCCAGCTCCAGATAAATAAGATGCTCAATGTTAACCTATATTCAAGGTTAGGAATTGCTCGATAAAATTGTAACAAAATTTGTCCACGCAAGTTTCAATTTGAAGTACGCTTAAGCCGCACTTCAAAAGCGACATGCGAAGTAGCTTAGATTCTATAGGCACTTCATAAGTTTTCACCCGTGATCCGAATCAAGCAACGCTCACGGGTGAAGCAAGTGGTGCCTTAATCAGCATGCTGTTTAATAATTCTAACAATTTTCTTACCTTTCGTTCCACCGGTCAACCGGAAAGACATTAACGACCGAATCACACCAAAGACTTCCGTCTGTAGGAGTGTATGCACTTTGCCGGTATTCGGATCCGGTCGAACCAGCTCCAAGCTTTTACCCTTCGACAGCAGAATTTCCTGCTGCTTCGTTCCGGCGAAGCAACCGTGCACGGCATGCGTGATGCCGGTGGCACGCTGCAGAATGAAATTGTATAAATACATCTCTCAACAGTCGGGCTGGGCTTGCACGGCAAACTTTTCTACTTCATCATATGCAGGAAGGTATACTGCAAGAAAACAAAATGTCGGATTGATCGATTGAGGTTAGTTTCGTTTTGTGCTGAAAACGCGTTCCTGGAATTATTGATGGTTTTAAAACCTTGTATTTACATTAGTTGTATTGGGAAAGAAAAGAAACtacatttgaaataaaaaaaatacattttcgtaAATGAGATATCAAAAAAGAATTCATAAAACTAAGCGATTTTTTCGATGCGGCGTGGGTTCAAATGATGAAGATATTAAATAAGACTTCGGGTTTCGAGCTTACTTACCAATCTTCGGAGATTATTATAATCACATTTTAATCTTGAGTTAAAACCTTATTATAGTTAATATGATAGTTTGATATTTTACACGAACTTTCTCTAAACTCAACTAAATCCACCAACAGCTTCCAAGAAAATGAACGAAAAATAGAAATCGGTACCGGAAAAAAGACCTTCATCAAACTGTACTACTGGATATAGGTCAACTGTCATTGCGAacaaaaaactgtcaaaattaGGGTTAGTTAAAACTTGACGTAACATATTTTTGATTGCTCAGAGTCAGAGCTGCccgattttattttgaaaaatctttaTTCACccgtaaaaaaaatctgcatttttctgtattttgtttttgtgcTTACATCAGGCTTGGAATCGACCCTAAACATCGCCTGGAAccaaaaaagattggcttaattTCTGAAAGAAAACTCAGCTCTATAACCGTGTTTTTCCCTATGAAAGCAATCGAATGAGGTATTTTTGTTCCAAAGTTTTCCCGCTTAGCCAAATGTCGGATGTCCAGAAGAAATCGGAGAAACGCAATTTCCAGCTTAGTTgaatcacagataacagacatccaagctagaacaaaaaactccagaaatcgtgtgtatgatttcaaattcttacttctttggaatgctaacgacatcttcctgcaacttgcgactttaaccactttagtgatggcagcgctggtttacggtcgaagctgccagacgcatgaaaattcttaCAGATTATACAGTCGCTGTTTATGCAACGATATAACATAGATTTTGTGAGGTTTATGTATCTATTTTTTCAaaccaacactaaaacaaacaaattcatcgCAAATATACAGAGGGATTGAATAAAGAAGTCGATAATGCACacattacgactgctcaaaatttctacatttaaAAACGGCAACCATTCTCATTGCGATTATATCGATAAAAGCtagaaaactatcgattttatcgaatcattgaccactaagtgttcttagcgccaccatactgcgtattgcgacatgctaaaaaaccgttgcgtcttcttacacatgaagcaaagttagcttggatatctgttatctgtggttgaATGTCGGACGTCCATCAGAGGTCGAACAGAAGTATTAAAAGGTCAAAAGAAAAAAGTTGATTGCTGGCAAAAAAAGCGGCTATAGTTGGCTCcgtaatgccttgttcagacggTTTACCTACAAACGGCCGAAACACGAGCGGCCGAATCACAAACGGCCGAGTTTCAAACGGCCGAGTTTCAAACGGCCGAATCACAAAAGGCCGAATCATTCGAAAGGCCGAAAAATCATTGATAAATAATGTTGATTCAAATGAAACCCGAAATTTTTCACCTAACGGTGAAACCCAGGCTCTTTCATtcgaatttattatttgttaaaatagatttacacgactTCTCGAAATTCTTCGAAATTTTTCTTCACTCTAAGtaaaaatttttggtagccaacagcacaactataccgaacattcaaaactttacattcacacacatatgaacttatattaacacaaacacacaaaaataacaTGTAATAAATAAGAAACTGAtcttggtataatcgaaacgtcactgtacttatTTGTAGGTCAgaatcgattatatatagactcgattatatatggactcgattatatattgactcgattatgtaccattttaggttcgattatttatagcaggattttttttctttattttaaatatgacttatctagagctgaaatgttgtaagaaaacgtccataaaatacgtaatGCTTGAGGACAATTTTGGCTATTTGATTCGATAAAGTATTACCACCCATGCAAAAAATTCTGAGAATTTATACAAAAAAGATGGTTtcgaaaatattattttgtttcCTTGTTCATTGTTTCCGTTCTCTAACTGtttcataaaatgaaaaaaaaaattgaaaattgattttgttaaaaatttaatgcaacacactcgtggccttcggccaactcgattgtccggggcgcacgctgtccttactcgctaccgctcgttcggacgtaaactaggggattgcccctatgcttcagtaatccgggcaatccagtagatcagttgtttgcatgcgagagaccgccgcttccgacgggtccgttgacagctcgattgtatgggatattcgataatatggatggtgatatggcctcgatagcacgaatcgcctgatatcaggtgatattcggtgtagtgtgaacggggtataaaacattaatttgtattgtgccatgtcaaataaatgttgtgtgaacaaaaaaaaagaaaaagcgtTGGTTATCGGCAacgcaaataaaaataaaatcagcCACAAATATTCCATGTTGAACACAGATTTTAAAGCCTGCAAATTTTAATCCGGGACAGTCAGACTGCATGTAAAAACCgagaaaataaagtaaaaatattgctcGCTTTTCCTCTCACACAAAATCATCCGCAACGCACACACTGCATACTGTGAATAAGGCTacccacgagacagttgcgatcagctgattttagtttgttttcaacttttgacagcctCAGGTATGTTCGAGAgatcgcaacttggatgcaaatCGTATCGTACAGCGTGAAAAACGAACATTGTCCGAATGGTTGCTCTAGTATTACAAGTGGCAATCCAAGTAGCAATCTAAACAGCAATTAAATAttactttagatttttttctccgacattgaaagattttttctccgACATAAAAAGATTTTGTGTTCGGTTGTATTTTGGTGTagcaacttgaaaaaaaaaaaacaataacaaacgtacaagcagtgcAACATCATCCGTGAATTGCCTTATGCGAATCGGACAGTTTGGCGGCTATGTGGAAAACACAttcgaaaaactgaaaactgatatTCGGATTAAATTTCTGTGAGGCAGAGCTACATGTTCTTCAAAAAATTCGATTTAAAtctgtacaaatctgtattaaaaatcaaaattctgtatgaattCTGCATTCTGTTTCTCTTCTGTATACTTGGCAACCCTGATCAGAGTCTATGTTCTCcctaatgccttgttcagactacgtcgGATATCACCTggtatcgccagatgatatcggatatcacctcaagcgttcacattagagtgagctgatatgattcgacatttgctttggtaattgaaaagagaagaaaacaaaaacaagtcaAAGCTAAAAcgagacaacaagagcaatgggattaggatagagatgtcagcgagttggctcgcaccaacgcgaactctcatatgcaattgtcaacatgtgcgggatgaaaatagcaaatatccttccttttttctcgcatgcaacgcgaagttcgaaatttgtagggttgtgTCAAAAgtctgttggccgtgttgccaactgcttgaaaagtggttattattggttttcgaacataatATCcacgatagcatgtagccgaggtgatatccgttgacagatcgattgtatgggatatcaggtaatatggatggtgatatggcctcgatagcacgaatcgcctgcccgcataatcaaaaaccattgctgaagCGGTAAGAACTTTAACTGTACTTAATGAAGTATGGTAACTGTTCGTGATAATATCTTTTATCAGTTATTACTGTACTAAATTGAATGACTTGAACTATTGAGCTACAATATCAAATTCAGTATCCCCAAATAGGATAGTGAGCACTATTTGTTCACCACACCTTCAACGGTTGAAGCTCCATCGAGAAACGAAGAGATATCTTCCAGCAAACGCTGTAGTCGCAGGTTTTCGTCAAACTATAATGGAAGGTAATCAAATTGGTCACAAATCTTCCGGCTTTAGTattatacaatatttttttctttccagtATCTCCGAGCAGAACGAAGTTGAAGTCGACATTGCACGAAGAATGCAAAACAGCGCCCCTCGCAGCCTGGAATAATACGAATACGACTCCTCACAAAGAGAAATGTGCTACATGGCTGGAAAGTGATGATATTTGcaggtgaaaaacaaaaacatctttttttcaaaaaataaagcaaTCGCCACTAACAATCTTCataatattcaaaacaatatcacgactattccacgaacgattatcagaatataaatcaatataaatataccaTTCATGAAATGATACCTGAACTTTTGGATTATTAGTTTAGCATATCGTGATAATACCGAAAACAATTTGTTCGGGAAAATCGCTGTTTTTGAATGGTAACcatatgtgacttttttataaatggttaagatactatacgggaaacaattcgtgtatggtatttgtttatGCGGGTGATATCAgatgatatgcggtgtagtgtgaacatGGTTTAATGCTCTTTACATATGAACGTGAATGAACGAAGTTCGTTCAACGAACCTAATCATTCTATTatgtcgacccatatcgatttttattggaatccacAGTATTTTAACGTGTTTCGGCACTTGACGTGGATAAGCtttgaaatctgagtgtaaaccaaagtgtaagacacttgattttgtgctgtgaactgaaacgcaagtgtatgtcacgtagatatgaaatgtttcatctatagacctttttacgtacgaatgtgttagtgccactagttggagaaaatatttataaatagctgttttgtttgcaatgctatgttctagcagctggacaaaaattcagttgaacactcattatatgttttaaacttgtttctgaataaattttctcaTTCGTGACCAGAAGGCGCTAaatataatcgaccaaaaatggtgaaaaagtgataaaagtcgaagcaacgagatgcgatgatttacaggttgggagaaacaaaagcaaatttacacgggtttacacgtttactagtgtgcgtaagtgaaaagtcacttatctctattagcacaaaagtaagtggaatccacttggctGTAGCGTGtagattttttacagtgtagtaTGGAGTCGCGCAAGATTGAAACCATATtgtgatttcagagaaaaattagaattttgcgctctaactgacaaccgcaactgacaaccgaaaatgacaatctcagacagcaccgataaaaatgcgactcatgaacttgtttgtcaaagcgtatgcactcttaatttacttcaattgaaattgaatagcattgaagccgccttgattccttgccctcgactatgcagcagagccgcattgatatggtttgcaatcagaatgttctacgaataaactagttataatccatcatttgatgttgcttaaacAGTATGCAATATAATATGGTTTTCATTGACTGGTGAATGACCGCCGGTTAAAacctcaacaaaaaaatgtgtcgatgagatatatgggaaaaagatctctgaatttcgttcagagatTTGGAGGTACGGGTCaagagtttcgtcttctcgaaagaagtcactattctaattttcagcacaatcggacttcgggaagtcgtgcgggtaaaattatacttttttatcaataaaaaaatgttcgatGAACAAAAATTGTGGTGCCAAATTCCTTAGAGATGCAATAAAcgttaaaatctattttttttgtaagatatggaccactgcgaccattattttgaccttttgtggtaaaaaaaaatatttatatatttttctgcTGGGAAACTTTCTcagctttaatttatttttaccattgaggacatttttcgaaaaaccgaagcttctgagccctaccgctgaacgaaattcgaaggcctaGTTTCCCCATAACTTCTGTTGGTTCCAGCTTGAGAATTTCTATGCTTcagaaagtctttttttttgaaaatttgtttcctgAGTTAACATAGATGTTTTCCAGTACCGCAAAAGTGTACAGCGCATCGTTTCTATGTCTGTCTCCTGCATCTTCAAAATTGAGCTTTATAGACATAGTTGTCccacgacttttattttatatatcatggcattgttgtgataaatacatcaaatcGCCAAAAGCATGCGAACTTTAACAAACCCGTACGATATAAAAACAGGCGAAATGGTGCCCATCGCTGATGGCAATAAATCGTACATGCCTTTAatgatgaatatgatattctttgctcgatcaagacaaacgaaagcctaagaaacaaataaaaagactctatttttcgaactgaatttctatttttaaaaacgggtttttcccgttaacacgcaagttcattaagcagacagtatatgaagtagagagaacgaaaattaaacGAACTGGAAatttatcatatttccagttcgcttaattttcgttctctctacttcatatactgtctgcttaatgaaaaaGACTCAAATTAACTATTgaggtgtagagaataaaacttattcgTGAAAGGACAATATTTAACGTTAAATAAGGGTACCAATCGAgtaatgtaaataaacaaggtgataatgtcaGGAGTGGATGAAatgtgttgtaattgagcgtgttatagaatatgagtttttcggAGTTTCAACTACATATTTGAAATCCacaaacctgtacactggttcagtgACATTAAACAAAGCATCGCCGGTGTAATCTTTTGAAACTGTATACCTTGTAAAGGATTTCAAAAAACGTTATTCACTTATCATATTTATTCACTcggtatccagctttttacgagccataatggcggacgctataatgcaaagtgcgtaataaattacccacccttttgacaactctgcttacgtcagtttgaagtcttcatatattttatccaaagaaaaatatatctggccacatttgtgttgccaatttttcagaaattgcaaatctgacgtaagcaaagAGGTttgcatattacgaacacgcattatagcgaccaccattatggtgcgtaaaaagctggacacttaatgttgcaaatgaaaaacaaaacaaacaatgaacccAAAAAACTGCCACTGAGCTACCGAGGTGTCAGTTTGATagagcgaaataagaaattggGCAATGAGTGATTATCACACAGAAGTCTaaatagtcatgcaaggggCAATATTGGTAAGGTTTTCGCAATAAGCATACATTTAAttctcgtttttgtttctcggtacgcagttttggttttgtttctcgcacacagaaaaaaacttgtctctatcgtgaaaaatgacaaaatatttagaaaaactctGAATCATAATTAAagaacagacataacactttgaacaaattttcaataaaatcatcgttcggacgaTTCCAGTATTTttcgttagtaacactagcaccatctgctgccgtgttcgcgctgcgtcatgtatttcgacatcagcgctagcgttacgGCATGggtcaaatggggaaccactaaatatgtatgagattgcatgacagcgcgcGAAAACTGTTATTGGATcgggaatttgaaatgattgttttttCGTGACGATGGAGCTagattccagtgttacgtctgttagtctgtgcttttaGTAtacattattatttataacgctttaacgtctcagcatttaaaaatgcactgttagataaaattgcataaaatactaaaattataattccgtctactatttgtttcaatggaatataataAGGGTATATAACTTGATAAAATTCTTAACAACACTTAACACGTATTTGTCTTTTCTGCAACGGTATTCTCTTGCTTTGTATGAGAAGGAAGAAAAAAGCCCTGTATTTTTACTTTTGTTCCTACGCACGATTCCGAATTGAATTACTTTTCAAAGCACATTTTCAACAAAAGGGGATTGAAATTTCACACTGAGATTCAACGATCATATATGTTGCGTATTATATCAATAGTCCCATATAATTTCAACTGTTATACGACACTGACTCAACCGACTCAACTGCAGTGATTAGGTCAACTGGTGTTCGCCGTCACACCCCAGCAGGCATTTATCGAAGCAGTGTGCGTAGCAGCTTTGTAACGAACTTTAAAACAACGGTTTTTCTTTTATCGTTCTAGATGTAATAACAATTGTCTACGCAAAGTGAAGTTTTTGTGGCCGTTTTCTGCTTCAACAAGTTTGAGTTTAAT encodes:
- the LOC129723740 gene encoding splicing factor 3B subunit 3 isoform X2; protein product: MYLYNFILQRATGITHAVHGCFAGTKQQEILLSKGKSLELVRPDPNTGKVHTLLQTEVFGVIRSLMSFRLTGGTKDYAVVGSDSGRIVILEYNAAKNQLEKVHQETFGKSGCRRIVPGQYLAIDPKGRAVMIGAIEKQKLVYILNRDSEARLTISSPLEAHKSSTLTYHMVGVDVGFENPMFACLEIDYEEADLDPTGEAAAKTQQTLTFYELDLGLNHVVRKYSEPLEEHANFLISVPGGNDGPSGVLICSENYLTYKNLGDQHDIRCPIPRRRNDLDDPERGMIFICSATHRTKSMYFFLVQTEQGDIFKVTLETDDDVVSEIKLKYFDTVPPATAMCVLKTGFLFVACDFGNHYLYQIAHLGDDDDEPEFSSAMPLEEGDTFFFAPRQLKNLVMVDEIHSYAPILGCQVADLANEDTPQLYLACGRGPRSSIRVLRHGLEVSEMAVSELPGNPNAVWTVKKRIDDRRG